The following are encoded in a window of Osmia bicornis bicornis chromosome 15, iOsmBic2.1, whole genome shotgun sequence genomic DNA:
- the LOC114882826 gene encoding protein ECT2 isoform X2, with product MEEQSVHSSISDINSEETVRNEHVIIPRKKRICLIGAAGDDPALGAAAQQFNVPVLKSETGLEYVEDTAYCTYFILKKFEGPEYDALHKSAHRILGPTALLQLAERKDSLPSINRPMYTQAMVGTVVVFTGFRKKDELTKLINMIHNMGGSIRKEMGAKVTHLIANCCGGDKYRYAVTFRVPIMSMEWVIALWNAKDDISNYGNNEELITTYKLKPFFGAKVCFFGFPEEEKRHMCEVLQQQGGESTEIDDPNCTHVVTDLGSHQYKKSSSAFDMLPSTKNPNYTPNYMETKPFSFTFYNPYTNTIPNMKKVNPLYICNNSHINLINKQNSSHLPFNFCPCIHQYLECKENRCNHSVPDDISQDSAICIDDNLNDYLSIPDESYNTSKSSILRTDSGIDMSTKYSSMTSTNDLSASKQTNFLAPSTMFPYSLDYSNKRTGNIVPDVISNENSDNGNAYTRSGLHNIKSSTLCKKRVTRYINNHCSNSKAHLLKFCKNTQCPHSSIFLNKKITTPRRYIKWSKAKSCISIRKITSPDKFKFKRIHSQPNLLRQYDSELNDSLLHNSPTRMRRNNFLNTCKLNSSILSKFNRLNFSPILKQYVVVSPCHQIPEIHQRQKYTPLPSPLPVHAKVAELSKPKLGARNIFASDGKYSNVSSKLCPLKGDRLKSEKQEDKTLSLVVDESNVSALPDLASVRAHIVKAEWFWTSVQNEGAADEKEYLFEDYLESVLSPTVAARRDSQQAVTPSTASTRRKRKRLADTLSSLVQNGTDSPALHKRRSSISDAGHLSVSGSFLDCTTSPEKPLLDEVEAVNTDNARKNLSPRHQVFLELVQTESNYVGILSTIMTLFKSPLEDLIDTSGELLNGTEAKIIFGNFPPIYEVHKKMLEELRYSATHWMEDISIGNIFLKFAPDLVKAYPPYVNFFENTKEMLDQCDQNKSRFHAFLKVCQTKPECGRQSLKELLIKPVQRLPSISLLLNDILKHTSKNNPDHSALELSISSIKEVMTYINEDKRKTEGQLVMFDIFNEIDNCPPHLVSSHRSFIGKCDVMELSEGLSGRGDHLVLFLFTDTLEICKKRSKAFNSLKSPNTANGLHTTKLSQGKPYKHIKMLSLSTIKKVVDIKETDECHKVFALMVRSNQELKEKLFSFTITDEEVNKTNYLRTLCRQMANTVCKPDADTFLISLDSHQLEIDTSDVALGTLSKAFKSLFHNFYLEYMDPYVFLLNSMCETTLHVPLPFASRTRMKVGRAFSFNKTPSKLKRAMSTMMSPFGSTNSLTPASQQLAQMRLASCNNINELGNGGSGSPSRDDVLVAPMSVQPTRKAKCSSLSMASLRRNCSEEVMQDKSDL from the exons ATGGAAGAGCAAAGCGTTCATAGCAGTATCAGTGATATAAATAGTGAAGAAACAGTTAGAAATGAAC aTGTGATTATACCGCGTAAGAAAAGGATATGTTTAATTGGTGCAGCTGGTGATGATCCTGCACTTGGTGCAGCTGCTCAGCAGTTTAACGTACCTGTTCTCAAATCAGAAACTGGTTTAGAATATGTAGAAGATACAGCATATTGtacttattttatattaaaaaagtttgaGGGACCTGAATATGATGCTCTTCATAAAAGTGCTCATAG AATTTTGGGACCGACGGCACTTCTGCAATTGGCAGAAAGAAAGGACTCATTACCTAGTATTAATAGACCAATGTATACACAAGCTATGGTAGGCACAGTAGTAGTGTTTACTGGATTCAGGAAAAAAGATGAATTG ACTAAACTGATCAACATGATTCACAATATGGGTGGAAGtattagaaaagaaatggGTGCTAAGGTGACGCATCTCATTGCCAACTGTTGTGGTGGAGATAAGTATCGGTATGCTGTTACATTTAGGGTCCCTATTATGTCAATGGAGTGGGTAATAGCACTATGGAATGCCAAAGACGATATTTCCAATTACGGAAATAATGAAGAATTG ATTACAACCTATAAACTAAAACCATTTTTTGGTGCAAAAGTATGTTTTTTTGGTTTCCCTGAAGAGGAAAAGCGTCATATGTGTGAAGTTTTACAACAACAAGGCGGTGAATCTACAGAAATTGATGATCCTAATTGTACACATGTG GTAACAGATTTAGGAAGTCATCAATACAAGAAATCAAGCAGTGCTTTTGATATGCTACCATCTACTAAAAATCCTAATTACACTCCAAACTATATGGAAACAAAACCATTTTCCTTTACTTTCTATAACCCATACACAAATACTATACCTAATATGAAAAAAGTAAATCCTTTATATATCTGCAACAATAGCcacattaatttaataaacaagCAAAATAGTAGTCATCTTCCATTTAACTTTTGTCCTTGCATTCATCAGTATTTAGAATGTAaagaaaacagatgcaatcaTTCTGTACCAGATGATATCAGTCAGGATTCAGCGATCTGTATAGATGATAATTTAAACGATTATCTAAGTATTCCAGATGAATCTTACAATACGTCTAAATCATCAATATTACGAACTGATTCTGGTATCGATATGTCTACAAAGTATTCTAGTATGACATCAACAAATGATTTAAGTGCATCGAAACAAACTAATTTTCTTGCTCCATCCACTATGTTTCCATATTCATTAGACTACAGTAACAAAAGAACTGGAAACATTGTGCCAGATGTTATTTCAAACGAGAACAGTGATAATGGTAACGCATATACTCGATCAGGGTTACATAATATTAAGTCATCTACATTGTGCAAGAAAAGAGTTACTAGATACATAAATAATCACTGTTCTAATAGTAAAgctcatttattaaaattttgcaagAATACACAATGTCCACATAGTTCTATTTTTCTTAACAAGAAAATTACAACCCCTAGGAGATATATTAAGTGGAGTAAAGCTAAGTCTTGTATCTCCATTCGTAAAATCACTTCACCagataaattcaaatttaagaGAATACATTCTCAACCAAATTTATTAAGACAGTATGACTCAGAATTGAACGATTCTCTTCTGCATAATTCACCTACAAGAATGAGAAGAAACAATTTTTTGAATACCTGTAAACTGAATTCATCTATTTTATCAAAGTTTAATCGTTTAAATTTTTCTCCGATACTTAAACAATACGTTGTGGTTAGTCCATGTCACCAAATTCCAGAAATTCATCAAAGGCAAAAGTATACTCCTTTACCTAGTCCTCTTCCTGTACATGCTAAGGTAGCAGAATTATCAAAGCCTAAACTTGGTGcgagaaatatttttgcatCAGATGGAAAATACTCAAATGTTTCTTCTAAACTTTGCCCTTTGAAGGGCGATCGTTTGAAATCGGAGAAACAGGAGGACAAAACATTATCTTTG gtTGTGGATGAATCAAATGTAAGTGCATTACCGGATTTAGCTTCTGTAAGAGCTCACATTGTAAAAGCTGAATGGTTTTGGACATCTGTGCAAAACGAAGGTGCTGCTGACGAGAAGGAATATTTATTTGAGGAT TATTTAGAATCCGTTCTATCGCCAACTGTAGCAGCAAGACGTGATAGTCAGCAAGCTGTTACCCCAAGCACAGCATCCACGAGACGGAAACGTAAACGCTTAGCAGATACTTTATCTAGTCTGGTTCAGAATGGTACAGATTCACCAGCATTGCATAAGAGACGATCTAGTATCAGTGATGCAGGGCATTTAAGTGTTAGTGGAAGTTTCCTGGACTGTACAACAAGTCCAGAGAAGCCACTACTTGATG AAGTGGAAGCTGTTAATACGGACAACGCTAGGAAAAATTTATCACCGCGTCATCAAGTTTTCTTAGAATTAGTACAAACAGAGTCAAATTATGTTGGAATTCTTAGTACAATAATGACG CTGTTTAAATCACCGCTGGAAGATCTCATAGATACAAGTGGCGAATTATTAAATGGTACAGAAgctaaaattatatttggaaattttccaCCCATTTATGAGGttcataaaaaaatgttagaaGAATTGAGATACAGTGCCACTCATTGGATGGAGGATATAAGTATAGGTAATATATTTCTGAAGTTCGCACCTGACCTAGTCAAGGCGTATCCACCATATGTCAATTTCTTCGAAAATACAAAGGAGATGCTCGATCAGTGTGATCAAAATAAATCGCGATTTCACGCTTTTCTGAAAGTTTGTCAGACTAAACCAGAATGTGGCAGACAAAGCTTAAAGGAATTACTGATTAAACCGGTACAAAGATTGCCCAGTATTAGTTTATTACTAAACg ATATTCTTAAACACACCAGTAAAAATAATCCAGATCATAGTGCATTGGAATTATCCATTAGCAGTATTAAAGAAGTCATGACGTATATAAAtgaagataaaagaaaaaccgAAGGCCAGTTAGTTATGTTCGacattttcaatgaaattgaCAACTGTCCACCGCATTTAGTTTCATCACATCGATCATTCATTGGTAAATGCGACGTGATGGAACTTAGTGAGGGTCTAAGTGGGCGTGGCGATCATTTAGTTCTATTCCTGTTTACTGATACTCTTGAAATATGCAAGAAAAGGTCGAAAgcttttaattcattaaagAGTCCGAATACAGCAAATGGATTGCACACGACTAAATTAAGTCAGGGAAAGCCGTATAAACATATCAAAATGTTATCACTTAGTACGATAAAAAAGGTTGTGGATATAAAAGAAACTGATG AATGCCATAAAGTATTTGCTTTAATGGTGAGAAGTAATCAAgaattaaaagagaaattgTTTTCGTTTACAATCACTGATGAGGAAGTAAACAAGACAAATTATTTACGAACCTTATGCAGGCAAATGGCTAATACAGTATGTAAACCTGATGCG gaTACGTTCTTGATAAGTTTAGACTCGCATCAACTTGAAATTGACACAAGTGATGTAGCATTGGGAACATTAAGTAAAGCATTTAA GAGcctatttcataatttttaccTGGAGTATATGGACCCGTATGTGTTCCTACTCAATAGCATGTGTGAAACCACGTTACATGTCCCACTACC GTTTGCTTCTCGTACAAGGATGAAAGTCGGCAGAGCGTTTAGTTTTAATAAAACTCCAAGCAAGTTGAAGAGAGCAATGTCAACAATGATGTCACCATTTGGATCAACTAATAGTCTTACACCAGCGAGTCAACAGCTTGCACAGATGCGACTTGCTAGTTGCAATAACATTAAC GAGCTGGGTAATGGTGGTTCAGGCTCGCCATCTAGAGATGATGTTCTAGTAGCACCTATGTCGGTTCAACCGACACGAAAGGCCAAATGCAGTTCCCTCAGTATGGCTTCATTAAGAAG AAATTGTTCGGAGGAAGTCATGCAGGACAAATCCGATCTTTGA
- the LOC114882826 gene encoding protein ECT2 isoform X3 produces the protein MEEQSVHSSISDINSEETVRNEHVIIPRKKRICLIGAAGDDPALGAAAQQFNVPVLKSETGLEYVEDTAYCTYFILKKFEGPEYDALHKSAHRILGPTALLQLAERKDSLPSINRPMYTQAMVGTVVVFTGFRKKDELTKLINMIHNMGGSIRKEMGAKVTHLIANCCGGDKYRYAVTFRVPIMSMEWVIALWNAKDDISNYGNNEELITTYKLKPFFGAKVCFFGFPEEEKRHMCEVLQQQGGESTEIDDPNCTHVVTDLGSHQYKKSSSAFDMLPSTKNPNYTPNYMETKPFSFTFYNPYTNTIPNMKKVNPLYICNNSHINLINKQNSSHLPFNFCPCIHQYLECKENRCNHSVPDDISQDSAICIDDNLNDYLSIPDESYNTSKSSILRTDSGIDMSTKYSSMTSTNDLSASKQTNFLAPSTMFPYSLDYSNKRTGNIVPDVISNENSDNGNAYTRSGLHNIKSSTLCKKRVTRYINNHCSNSKAHLLKFCKNTQCPHSSIFLNKKITTPRRYIKWSKAKSCISIRKITSPDKFKFKRIHSQPNLLRQYDSELNDSLLHNSPTRMRRNNFLNTCKLNSSILSKFNRLNFSPILKQYVVVSPCHQIPEIHQRQKYTPLPSPLPVHAKVAELSKPKLGARNIFASDGKYSNVSSKLCPLKGDRLKSEKQEDKTLSLVVDESNVSALPDLASVRAHIVKAEWFWTSVQNEGAADEKEYLFEDYLESVLSPTVAARRDSQQAVTPSTASTRRKRKRLADTLSSLVQNGTDSPALHKRRSSISDAGHLSVSGSFLDCTTSPEKPLLDDIPEVEAVNTDNARKNLSPRHQVFLELVQTESNYVGILSTIMTLFKSPLEDLIDTSGELLNGTEAKIIFGNFPPIYEVHKKMLEELRYSATHWMEDISIGNIFLKFAPDLVKAYPPYVNFFENTKEMLDQCDQNKSRFHAFLKVCQTKPECGRQSLKELLIKPVQRLPSISLLLNDILKHTSKNNPDHSALELSISSIKEVMTYINEDKRKTEGQLVMFDIFNEIDNCPPHLVSSHRSFIGKCDVMELSEGLSGRGDHLVLFLFTDTLEICKKRSKAFNSLKSPNTANGLHTTKLSQGKPYKHIKMLSLSTIKKVVDIKETDECHKVFALMVRSNQELKEKLFSFTITDEEVNKTNYLRTLCRQMANTVCKPDADTFLISLDSHQLEIDTSDVALGTLSKAFKSLFHNFYLEYMDPFASRTRMKVGRAFSFNKTPSKLKRAMSTMMSPFGSTNSLTPASQQLAQMRLASCNNINELGNGGSGSPSRDDVLVAPMSVQPTRKAKCSSLSMASLRRNCSEEVMQDKSDL, from the exons ATGGAAGAGCAAAGCGTTCATAGCAGTATCAGTGATATAAATAGTGAAGAAACAGTTAGAAATGAAC aTGTGATTATACCGCGTAAGAAAAGGATATGTTTAATTGGTGCAGCTGGTGATGATCCTGCACTTGGTGCAGCTGCTCAGCAGTTTAACGTACCTGTTCTCAAATCAGAAACTGGTTTAGAATATGTAGAAGATACAGCATATTGtacttattttatattaaaaaagtttgaGGGACCTGAATATGATGCTCTTCATAAAAGTGCTCATAG AATTTTGGGACCGACGGCACTTCTGCAATTGGCAGAAAGAAAGGACTCATTACCTAGTATTAATAGACCAATGTATACACAAGCTATGGTAGGCACAGTAGTAGTGTTTACTGGATTCAGGAAAAAAGATGAATTG ACTAAACTGATCAACATGATTCACAATATGGGTGGAAGtattagaaaagaaatggGTGCTAAGGTGACGCATCTCATTGCCAACTGTTGTGGTGGAGATAAGTATCGGTATGCTGTTACATTTAGGGTCCCTATTATGTCAATGGAGTGGGTAATAGCACTATGGAATGCCAAAGACGATATTTCCAATTACGGAAATAATGAAGAATTG ATTACAACCTATAAACTAAAACCATTTTTTGGTGCAAAAGTATGTTTTTTTGGTTTCCCTGAAGAGGAAAAGCGTCATATGTGTGAAGTTTTACAACAACAAGGCGGTGAATCTACAGAAATTGATGATCCTAATTGTACACATGTG GTAACAGATTTAGGAAGTCATCAATACAAGAAATCAAGCAGTGCTTTTGATATGCTACCATCTACTAAAAATCCTAATTACACTCCAAACTATATGGAAACAAAACCATTTTCCTTTACTTTCTATAACCCATACACAAATACTATACCTAATATGAAAAAAGTAAATCCTTTATATATCTGCAACAATAGCcacattaatttaataaacaagCAAAATAGTAGTCATCTTCCATTTAACTTTTGTCCTTGCATTCATCAGTATTTAGAATGTAaagaaaacagatgcaatcaTTCTGTACCAGATGATATCAGTCAGGATTCAGCGATCTGTATAGATGATAATTTAAACGATTATCTAAGTATTCCAGATGAATCTTACAATACGTCTAAATCATCAATATTACGAACTGATTCTGGTATCGATATGTCTACAAAGTATTCTAGTATGACATCAACAAATGATTTAAGTGCATCGAAACAAACTAATTTTCTTGCTCCATCCACTATGTTTCCATATTCATTAGACTACAGTAACAAAAGAACTGGAAACATTGTGCCAGATGTTATTTCAAACGAGAACAGTGATAATGGTAACGCATATACTCGATCAGGGTTACATAATATTAAGTCATCTACATTGTGCAAGAAAAGAGTTACTAGATACATAAATAATCACTGTTCTAATAGTAAAgctcatttattaaaattttgcaagAATACACAATGTCCACATAGTTCTATTTTTCTTAACAAGAAAATTACAACCCCTAGGAGATATATTAAGTGGAGTAAAGCTAAGTCTTGTATCTCCATTCGTAAAATCACTTCACCagataaattcaaatttaagaGAATACATTCTCAACCAAATTTATTAAGACAGTATGACTCAGAATTGAACGATTCTCTTCTGCATAATTCACCTACAAGAATGAGAAGAAACAATTTTTTGAATACCTGTAAACTGAATTCATCTATTTTATCAAAGTTTAATCGTTTAAATTTTTCTCCGATACTTAAACAATACGTTGTGGTTAGTCCATGTCACCAAATTCCAGAAATTCATCAAAGGCAAAAGTATACTCCTTTACCTAGTCCTCTTCCTGTACATGCTAAGGTAGCAGAATTATCAAAGCCTAAACTTGGTGcgagaaatatttttgcatCAGATGGAAAATACTCAAATGTTTCTTCTAAACTTTGCCCTTTGAAGGGCGATCGTTTGAAATCGGAGAAACAGGAGGACAAAACATTATCTTTG gtTGTGGATGAATCAAATGTAAGTGCATTACCGGATTTAGCTTCTGTAAGAGCTCACATTGTAAAAGCTGAATGGTTTTGGACATCTGTGCAAAACGAAGGTGCTGCTGACGAGAAGGAATATTTATTTGAGGAT TATTTAGAATCCGTTCTATCGCCAACTGTAGCAGCAAGACGTGATAGTCAGCAAGCTGTTACCCCAAGCACAGCATCCACGAGACGGAAACGTAAACGCTTAGCAGATACTTTATCTAGTCTGGTTCAGAATGGTACAGATTCACCAGCATTGCATAAGAGACGATCTAGTATCAGTGATGCAGGGCATTTAAGTGTTAGTGGAAGTTTCCTGGACTGTACAACAAGTCCAGAGAAGCCACTACTTGATG ATATTCCAGAAGTGGAAGCTGTTAATACGGACAACGCTAGGAAAAATTTATCACCGCGTCATCAAGTTTTCTTAGAATTAGTACAAACAGAGTCAAATTATGTTGGAATTCTTAGTACAATAATGACG CTGTTTAAATCACCGCTGGAAGATCTCATAGATACAAGTGGCGAATTATTAAATGGTACAGAAgctaaaattatatttggaaattttccaCCCATTTATGAGGttcataaaaaaatgttagaaGAATTGAGATACAGTGCCACTCATTGGATGGAGGATATAAGTATAGGTAATATATTTCTGAAGTTCGCACCTGACCTAGTCAAGGCGTATCCACCATATGTCAATTTCTTCGAAAATACAAAGGAGATGCTCGATCAGTGTGATCAAAATAAATCGCGATTTCACGCTTTTCTGAAAGTTTGTCAGACTAAACCAGAATGTGGCAGACAAAGCTTAAAGGAATTACTGATTAAACCGGTACAAAGATTGCCCAGTATTAGTTTATTACTAAACg ATATTCTTAAACACACCAGTAAAAATAATCCAGATCATAGTGCATTGGAATTATCCATTAGCAGTATTAAAGAAGTCATGACGTATATAAAtgaagataaaagaaaaaccgAAGGCCAGTTAGTTATGTTCGacattttcaatgaaattgaCAACTGTCCACCGCATTTAGTTTCATCACATCGATCATTCATTGGTAAATGCGACGTGATGGAACTTAGTGAGGGTCTAAGTGGGCGTGGCGATCATTTAGTTCTATTCCTGTTTACTGATACTCTTGAAATATGCAAGAAAAGGTCGAAAgcttttaattcattaaagAGTCCGAATACAGCAAATGGATTGCACACGACTAAATTAAGTCAGGGAAAGCCGTATAAACATATCAAAATGTTATCACTTAGTACGATAAAAAAGGTTGTGGATATAAAAGAAACTGATG AATGCCATAAAGTATTTGCTTTAATGGTGAGAAGTAATCAAgaattaaaagagaaattgTTTTCGTTTACAATCACTGATGAGGAAGTAAACAAGACAAATTATTTACGAACCTTATGCAGGCAAATGGCTAATACAGTATGTAAACCTGATGCG gaTACGTTCTTGATAAGTTTAGACTCGCATCAACTTGAAATTGACACAAGTGATGTAGCATTGGGAACATTAAGTAAAGCATTTAA GAGcctatttcataatttttaccTGGAGTATATGGACCC GTTTGCTTCTCGTACAAGGATGAAAGTCGGCAGAGCGTTTAGTTTTAATAAAACTCCAAGCAAGTTGAAGAGAGCAATGTCAACAATGATGTCACCATTTGGATCAACTAATAGTCTTACACCAGCGAGTCAACAGCTTGCACAGATGCGACTTGCTAGTTGCAATAACATTAAC GAGCTGGGTAATGGTGGTTCAGGCTCGCCATCTAGAGATGATGTTCTAGTAGCACCTATGTCGGTTCAACCGACACGAAAGGCCAAATGCAGTTCCCTCAGTATGGCTTCATTAAGAAG AAATTGTTCGGAGGAAGTCATGCAGGACAAATCCGATCTTTGA